A part of Bosea sp. (in: a-proteobacteria) genomic DNA contains:
- a CDS encoding uracil-DNA glycosylase family protein, producing MPRKIRSDETLTGTLDDLLVELRACRVCRDMPRKDRPLAHEPRPIIQAAATARLCIASQAPGTLAHATGKPFMDPSGVRLREWLGLSEAQFYDASKVAIVPMGHCFPGQDAKGGDLPPRKECAPLWRNRVFEGLPDLELVLAIGQHAQEWHLGRRGGGGGLTEMVQNWESVFATPRTPRIVPLPHPSWRNNAWLKNNPWFERELLPFLRGQVARLLR from the coding sequence ATGCCCCGCAAGATCCGTTCCGATGAAACCCTGACCGGCACGCTCGATGATCTGCTCGTCGAGCTGCGCGCCTGCCGCGTGTGCCGTGACATGCCCCGCAAGGACAGGCCGCTGGCCCATGAGCCGCGCCCGATCATCCAGGCCGCCGCCACCGCCCGGCTGTGCATCGCCAGCCAGGCGCCCGGCACGCTGGCCCATGCCACGGGCAAGCCCTTCATGGACCCGTCAGGAGTCAGGCTGCGCGAATGGCTGGGGCTGAGCGAGGCGCAGTTCTATGATGCCTCGAAGGTGGCCATCGTGCCGATGGGCCATTGCTTCCCCGGACAGGACGCCAAGGGCGGCGACCTGCCGCCGCGCAAGGAATGCGCGCCGCTCTGGCGCAACCGCGTCTTCGAGGGGCTGCCCGATCTCGAGCTCGTGCTGGCCATCGGCCAACATGCGCAGGAATGGCATCTGGGACGGCGCGGCGGCGGCGGCGGCCTGACCGAGATGGTGCAGAACTGGGAGAGCGTGTTCGCCACCCCGCGCACGCCGCGCATCGTGCCCCTGCCCCACCCATCCTGGCGCAACAACGCCTGGCTGAAGAACAACCCGTGGTTCGAGCGCGAGCTGCTGCCCTTCCTTCGGGGACAGGTGGCAAGGCTGTTGCGCTGA
- a CDS encoding thermonuclease family protein, which yields MRSAELGPRGPRRRRSRLVDWLAGAGMLMLLLLGAQQLEQRWNAPDQVAGFGEAIDGDSLRVAGREIRLKGVDAPEIDQYCADRTGRNYACGVVARSWLHARLQRGAVICRIEGRDRYGRLLGACTRGEELLNAAIVREGRAVDYGDYPREEQEARAAQRGLWSGRFTLPSEHRAMKSQG from the coding sequence ATGCGGTCTGCTGAACTGGGGCCGCGCGGCCCGCGGAGGCGACGCAGCCGCCTCGTGGACTGGCTCGCCGGGGCAGGGATGCTGATGCTGCTCTTGCTCGGCGCGCAGCAGCTCGAGCAGCGATGGAACGCCCCGGATCAGGTGGCCGGCTTTGGCGAGGCCATCGATGGCGACTCTTTGCGGGTGGCCGGCCGGGAAATCCGGCTCAAGGGCGTCGATGCCCCCGAAATCGATCAGTATTGCGCGGACCGGACAGGGCGGAACTATGCCTGCGGCGTGGTGGCGCGCAGCTGGCTGCATGCGCGCCTGCAGCGCGGGGCCGTGATCTGCCGGATCGAGGGGCGCGACCGTTATGGCCGCCTGCTGGGAGCCTGCACGCGGGGCGAGGAACTGCTCAACGCCGCCATCGTGCGCGAGGGGCGCGCTGTGGACTATGGCGATTACCCCCGCGAGGAGCAGGAAGCGCGGGCGGCCCAGCGCGGCCTGTGGAGCGGCCGATTTACGCTGCCCTCGGAGCACAGGGCCATGAAATCGCAAGGCTGA